From the genome of Verrucomicrobiia bacterium, one region includes:
- a CDS encoding site-specific DNA-methyltransferase, producing the protein MSDAVTTPVQKHHRAPYFAAQLRDFAEFSQATKCLTTAFADDGRTRQTPTFVNEFWTARQRQASSLHEISYRACFKPQLPRFFIERLTQPGDIVYDPFMGRGTTPLEAALLGRIPWGNDLNPLSFALTQPRLRPPTLADLTARLQEINLTDHDEFPEDLLVFYHPDTLREICALKKHFRNSLPPAPAGQSHATTAATATDAWLRMVALNRLTGHSAGFFSVYTLPPNQAVSIASQRKINTKRNQTPPRREVVKLMLKKSRQLLGDVTDEVRQTLQGVAGAARFTNCPADATSVLPDESVALIVTSPPFLNVVQYAQDNWLRCWFLGLEADSITLTTPRKLGDWAAVMTAVMRELFRLLKPGGFLAFEVGEIHGGKTKLEETVLPCGVAVGLVPVLVLINDQAFTKTANCWGVNNMSQGTNTNRIVLFQKPG; encoded by the coding sequence ATGTCAGACGCCGTTACCACGCCAGTTCAGAAACACCATCGAGCGCCATATTTTGCAGCGCAATTACGCGATTTCGCCGAGTTCAGCCAAGCGACGAAGTGTCTCACCACCGCTTTCGCGGACGATGGACGCACGCGGCAAACTCCTACTTTCGTCAATGAGTTCTGGACGGCGCGACAGCGTCAGGCGAGTTCGCTGCATGAAATTTCCTATCGCGCCTGTTTCAAGCCACAGCTTCCGCGCTTTTTCATCGAACGCCTCACGCAACCCGGCGACATCGTCTATGACCCGTTCATGGGTCGCGGGACGACCCCGCTCGAAGCGGCTTTGCTCGGTCGCATTCCGTGGGGCAATGATCTCAATCCATTGAGCTTCGCGCTCACGCAACCGCGCTTACGCCCGCCGACCTTGGCAGACCTCACCGCGCGCTTGCAGGAAATCAATCTGACCGACCACGACGAATTTCCTGAGGATCTGCTGGTGTTTTATCATCCCGACACGCTCCGTGAAATTTGCGCGCTAAAAAAACACTTCCGCAATAGCCTCCCACCGGCTCCCGCCGGTCAGAGCCACGCCACGACGGCAGCCACAGCAACGGACGCCTGGTTGCGCATGGTGGCGCTCAACCGGCTTACCGGTCATTCTGCCGGATTTTTCTCGGTCTATACACTCCCGCCCAATCAAGCGGTCAGCATTGCCTCTCAGCGCAAGATCAACACCAAACGAAATCAAACCCCACCGCGGCGCGAGGTTGTGAAGCTCATGCTGAAGAAGTCGCGCCAACTTTTGGGCGACGTGACGGATGAGGTCCGGCAAACGCTCCAAGGGGTGGCGGGAGCGGCGCGCTTCACCAACTGCCCGGCGGATGCCACCTCGGTCTTGCCGGACGAATCGGTCGCACTGATCGTCACCTCGCCGCCGTTTCTGAACGTGGTGCAATACGCCCAGGATAACTGGTTGCGCTGCTGGTTCCTCGGTCTGGAGGCCGATTCGATCACCCTGACCACACCCCGAAAATTGGGCGACTGGGCAGCAGTAATGACGGCGGTGATGCGCGAGCTATTTCGTCTGCTCAAGCCGGGCGGATTTCTAGCCTTCGAAGTCGGCGAGATTCACGGCGGCAAAACCAAGCTGGAAGAAACCGTACTGCCGTGTGGAGTCGCCGTCGGCCTGGTGCCCGTGCTGGTGTTGATCAACGATCAAGCCTTCACCAAAACGGCAAACTGCTGGGGCGTGAACAACATGAGCCAGGGCACGAACACGAACCGCATTGTTCTGTTCCAGAAGCCGGGCTGA